The following proteins are co-located in the Micromonospora viridifaciens genome:
- a CDS encoding DUF4190 domain-containing protein, whose amino-acid sequence MQPGYPGQDPNNPQQPHDPYGQQPTSGQPYGQPQPDPYGQQQPYGAAPTYPNAGYPQPQGQQNTMGLVSMILGIVSIPMVCCFYLGIPIGIAAAITGHLGRQKAAQGLANNEGQAKAGFICGIIGAGLGILLIILFLVGISVPSV is encoded by the coding sequence ATGCAACCCGGCTACCCCGGTCAGGACCCGAACAACCCGCAGCAGCCCCACGACCCGTACGGTCAGCAGCCCACCTCGGGCCAGCCGTACGGCCAGCCCCAGCCGGACCCGTACGGGCAGCAGCAGCCGTACGGCGCCGCGCCGACGTACCCGAACGCCGGCTACCCGCAGCCGCAGGGCCAGCAGAACACGATGGGCCTGGTGTCGATGATCCTCGGCATCGTGTCGATCCCGATGGTCTGCTGCTTCTACCTCGGCATCCCGATCGGCATCGCCGCCGCGATCACCGGTCACCTGGGCCGGCAGAAGGCCGCGCAGGGGCTGGCCAACAACGAGGGCCAGGCGAAGGCCGGCTTCATCTGCGGCATCATCGGCGCCGGCCTCGGCATCCTGCTGATCATCCTCTTCCTGGTGGGCATCAGCGTGCCGAGCGTCTGA
- the purN gene encoding phosphoribosylglycinamide formyltransferase: protein MTEPASVARLVVLVSGSGSNLQALLDASADPGYGARVVAVGADRDGIVGLERATAAGVPTFVERLKDHPTREDWDKALTARVAEHEPDLVISAGFLKLVGPHFLAAFADRYLNTHNTLLPAFPGIHGPRDALAYGVKVTGATLFFVDAGMDTGPIVAQVAVPVRDDDDEETLTERIKEAERRQLVEQVGRLVREGWTITGRKVTVP from the coding sequence GTGACCGAGCCCGCGTCCGTCGCCCGCCTCGTCGTCCTCGTCTCCGGCTCCGGCAGCAACCTACAGGCGCTGCTGGACGCCAGCGCTGACCCCGGCTACGGGGCGCGGGTGGTGGCGGTGGGCGCCGACCGCGACGGGATCGTGGGCCTGGAGCGGGCCACCGCGGCCGGCGTGCCGACGTTCGTCGAGCGGCTGAAGGACCATCCGACCCGCGAGGACTGGGACAAGGCACTGACCGCCCGGGTCGCGGAGCACGAGCCCGACCTGGTGATCAGCGCCGGTTTCCTGAAGCTGGTCGGCCCGCACTTCCTGGCCGCGTTCGCCGACCGCTACCTCAACACCCACAACACCCTGCTGCCGGCGTTCCCCGGCATCCACGGCCCGCGGGACGCCCTCGCCTACGGCGTGAAGGTCACCGGGGCCACGCTGTTCTTCGTCGACGCCGGAATGGACACCGGGCCGATCGTCGCGCAGGTCGCCGTGCCGGTGCGGGACGACGACGACGAGGAGACGCTCACCGAGCGCATCAAGGAGGCCGAGCGGCGCCAGCTCGTGGAGCAGGTCGGTCGGCTGGTCCGTGAAGGTTGGACGATCACCGGCAGAAAGGTCACTGTTCCGTGA
- the purH gene encoding bifunctional phosphoribosylaminoimidazolecarboxamide formyltransferase/IMP cyclohydrolase, with product MSTSEDARRPIRRALVSVYDKTGLVELAQALHRAGVEIVSTGSTASTISGAGVPVTPVDQVTGFPEILDGRVKTLHPKIHGGLLADLRKDAHAAQLAEHGIAGIDLLISNLYPFQATVASGASQDECVEQIDIGGPAMVRAAAKNHASVAVVTDPAAYPALLAALAEGGFTLAQRRALAARAFADIADYDVAVAEWFAASLAPAADGWPEFAGLALRRQAVLRYGENPHQAAALYADPASPAGLAQAEQLHGKEMSYNNYVDADAAWRAANDFPEQPAVAIIKHANPCGIAVGTDVAEAHRKAHACDPVSAYGGVIAVNRPVSVELARQVAEIFTEVLVAPGFEPGAVEMLQAKKNLRLLRAPEFNPLPAEWRQVTGGVLVQLRDRIDAEGDDPAHWRLATGEAADEATLRDLAFAWRAVRAVKSNAILLAKDGATVGVGMGQVNRVDSARLAVSRAGADRARGSVCASDAFFPFADGPKILIEAGVRAIVQPGGSIRDDETIAACKEAGVTMYLTGTRHFFH from the coding sequence GTGAGCACCAGTGAGGACGCGCGCCGCCCGATCCGGCGGGCGCTGGTCAGCGTCTACGACAAGACGGGCCTGGTCGAGCTGGCCCAGGCCCTGCACCGGGCCGGGGTGGAGATCGTCTCGACCGGCAGCACCGCGTCCACGATCTCCGGCGCGGGCGTGCCGGTGACCCCGGTCGACCAGGTGACCGGCTTCCCGGAGATCCTCGACGGCCGGGTCAAGACCCTGCACCCGAAGATCCACGGTGGCCTCCTCGCCGACCTGCGCAAGGACGCGCACGCCGCCCAGCTCGCCGAGCACGGCATCGCCGGCATCGACCTGCTGATCTCCAACCTCTACCCGTTCCAGGCCACGGTCGCCTCCGGCGCGAGCCAGGACGAGTGCGTCGAGCAGATCGACATCGGCGGCCCGGCGATGGTCAGGGCCGCGGCCAAGAACCACGCCTCGGTCGCCGTGGTGACCGACCCGGCGGCGTACCCGGCGCTGCTGGCCGCGCTGGCCGAGGGCGGCTTCACGCTGGCCCAGCGCCGGGCGCTCGCTGCCCGGGCGTTCGCCGACATCGCCGACTACGACGTGGCCGTCGCCGAGTGGTTCGCGGCCAGCCTGGCGCCGGCCGCGGACGGGTGGCCGGAGTTCGCCGGCCTGGCGCTGCGCCGGCAAGCGGTGCTGCGCTACGGCGAGAACCCGCACCAGGCGGCCGCCCTCTACGCCGACCCGGCCAGCCCGGCTGGCCTGGCCCAGGCCGAGCAGCTGCACGGCAAGGAGATGTCGTACAACAACTACGTCGACGCGGACGCCGCGTGGCGGGCCGCGAACGACTTCCCCGAACAGCCGGCGGTGGCGATCATCAAGCACGCCAACCCGTGCGGCATCGCGGTCGGGACGGACGTGGCCGAGGCGCACCGCAAGGCGCACGCCTGCGACCCGGTGTCGGCGTACGGCGGCGTGATCGCGGTGAACCGGCCGGTGAGCGTCGAGCTGGCCCGGCAGGTCGCCGAGATCTTCACCGAGGTGCTGGTGGCCCCGGGCTTCGAGCCCGGCGCCGTCGAGATGCTCCAGGCCAAGAAGAACCTCCGGCTGCTGCGCGCCCCGGAGTTCAACCCGCTGCCGGCGGAGTGGCGGCAGGTCACCGGCGGCGTGCTGGTGCAGCTGCGGGACCGGATCGACGCCGAGGGCGACGACCCGGCGCACTGGCGACTGGCCACCGGGGAGGCCGCCGACGAGGCCACCCTGCGCGACCTCGCGTTCGCCTGGCGCGCGGTCCGCGCGGTGAAGAGCAACGCGATCCTGCTGGCGAAGGACGGCGCCACGGTCGGCGTCGGGATGGGCCAGGTGAACCGGGTCGACTCGGCGCGCCTCGCGGTCAGCCGGGCCGGCGCCGACCGGGCCCGTGGGTCGGTCTGCGCCTCGGACGCCTTCTTCCCGTTCGCCGACGGGCCGAAGATCCTCATCGAGGCCGGGGTCCGGGCGATCGTCCAGCCGGGCGGCTCGATCCGTGACGACGAGACCATCGCCGCCTGCAAGGAGGCCGGTGTGACGATGTACCTCACCGGCACCCGGCACTTCTTCCACTGA